One window from the genome of Nicotiana sylvestris chromosome 9, ASM39365v2, whole genome shotgun sequence encodes:
- the LOC138877532 gene encoding uncharacterized protein: MTMITRSGRGGDVNTSKQKEIVSDEIQVQDDYDPLVDEQVSEKNVNAEVRIDVHDNEVETQDDVNPSREYVIDIPKTVVPKAKAPLPRPPPPYPQRLAKQKNKNQFRKFIDMMKSLSINIPLVEALEQMPGYAKFMKDLVTKKRSMNCETIKMTHQVSAIVHSLDPKLEDPGTFIIPCTIGSVNFAKALCDLGASINLMPYSVFKTLGIGQPMATSMRLQMADRTMKRTHRGRHQVLWTPAGLPWISMWTEGSHPS; encoded by the coding sequence ATGACGATGATTACTAGAAGCGGtcgaggtggtgatgtgaatacctccaagcaaaaggaaattgTGAGTGATGAGATTCAAGTGCAAGATGATTATGATCCTTtagttgatgagcaagtgagtGAAAAGAATGTGAATgcggaagtgaggattgatgttcatgataatgaggtggagactcaagatgatgtgaacccgtctagggaatacGTAATCGACATACCAAAAACGGTAGTGCCCAAGGCTAAGGCTcccttgccaaggcctcctccaccttaccctcaaaggcttgcgaagcaAAAGAATAAGAACCAATTTAGgaaatttattgacatgatgaagagcttatcaatcAATATTCCTTTGGTCgaagctcttgagcaaatgccgggttatgcgaagttcatgaaagacttggtgactaaaaagagatccatgaattgtgagaccatcaaaatgactcaccaagtaagtgcaattgtgcactcgctggatccaaagcttgaagatcctggcACTTTCAtcatcccatgtaccattgggagtgtgAATTTTGCTAAGGCATTGTGCGATTTGGgagcaagtatcaatttgatgccttactccgtgttcaaaactttgggtattggtcaaccgatggctacttcaatgaggttgcaaatggcggatagaacaatgaagaggacGCATAGAGGGAGACACCAGGTCCTATGGAcccctgcaggactaccttggatctccatgtggactgaaggcagccacccaagctaa
- the LOC138877533 gene encoding uncharacterized protein encodes MCLLFLSAAISWMSCEVPYLLYWVWKLATHSTYNECKWRDLSKDKWEKKYHDIGESLKARSCPLGEGERSLSSGLRDANNNNEQERPLQDENDCSRTSPARRLREGVLAEPATPEGSLPLAFSPVEGTSGDVRSRGACISDDHVPDRGGSTGVDGTKLVDVRLSLEEAQRLYSELLRCESRLRKAVDGVKSLRLLCDEKEYELARLWNETSQSSNYESYLKEQKKSEDLERLRGEVGRAKCECDELRARADAQASAKKGALAKASAFEVQLRLARDNSLVRIDMIMKLESELLKIKAEAVDARAEAIMSRTKTDQKVAVYLKEAADAQAELRRTLDRGGRSKEYARCKSRRETLEEIHAMGFDPSEEVKRARADERSAKSLLSDTEDSEDEADGP; translated from the exons ATGTGccttcttttcctttctgcaGCAATTTCGTGGATGTCGTGCGAGGTTCCATATCTTCTGTATTGGGTTtggaagttggcgacccactcgacttaCAATGAGTGTAAGTGGCGAGATTTATCTAAGGATAAGTGGGAGAAAAAATACCAcg ATATTGGGGAGTCTCTTAAAGCGAGGTCTTGCCCTTTAGGAGAGGGAGAAAGATCGCTGTCTTCAGGACTGAGGGATGCTAACAATAACAATGAGCAGGAGAGGCCTTTGCAGGATGAAAATGATTGTAGCAGGACGAGTCCGGCCCGGAGGCTTAGAGAGGGCGTATTAGCCGAACCTGCAACGCCCGAGGGTTCTTTGCCGCTAGCTTTTTCTCCCGTCGAAGGCACTTCGGGGGATGTTCGAAGCCGAGGGGCGTGCATATCGGACGATCATGTCCCAGATCGGGGCGGTTCTACTGGGGTAGATGGAACCAAATTAGTAGATGTACGTTTAAGTCTTGAGGAAGCTCAGCGGCTTTACTCGGAG CTGCTCCGCTGTGAGTCCAGATTGCGAAAAGCCGTTGATGGGGTgaaatcccttaggcttctttgCGATGAGAAGGAATATGAGTTGGCACGTTTATGGAATGAGACGAGTCAaagctcgaattatgagagctatcTGAAGGAGCAG AAAAAGTCAGAGGACCTGGAACGCCTTCGGGGCGAAGTTGGCCGAGCCAAGTGCGAGTGCGATGAGTTGCGGGCTCGGGCGGATGCTCAGGCTTCAGCGAAGAAgggtgctttggctaaagcttcTGCCTTTGAGGTTCAACTCCGCTTAGCTCGTGATAATAGCTTGGTTCGAATAGATATGATTATGAAGCTTGAGTCTGAGCTTTTGAAAATAAAGGCCGAAGCtgtggatgcccgggctgaagccaTAATGAGCCGAACTAAGACTGACCAGAAAGTGGCGGTCTATTTGAAGGAAGCtgccgatgctcaagctgagctgagaaggacTCTTGACCGCGGGGGCAGGAGCAAGGAATATGCTCGGTGTAAGTCTcgaagggaaaccctcgaggagatccatgctatGGGCTTTGACCCCTCGGAAGAGGTGAAGCGGGCGAGGGCAGACGAACGTAGCGCTAAGTCACTTCTGTCCGACACTGAGGATAGCGAGGATGAGGCCGATGGGCCATAG